The Sphingobacterium bambusae genome includes a window with the following:
- a CDS encoding sensor histidine kinase: MNAKLFFLKESLMIQSVGWPIYTILMLVTNANVYPERTVPEQISALLLVILAFNVCTAIFFLLFFSKRKGLAFILFTIMFFLLARFVFHSVYEWFPSYSIVLFKNPLGGADSSYYWSMLHRYLSVLLLASAMTLHIRSKWNLLGKQREERRRFEKELESKEMQLAMLNAQIDPHFVFNILNGMHDAAIERLPKLAHAIERLSGLIRYIVDTRKLGRSIMLVNYEIDAIMRYIELESLRFSPDVVHLSVIGEPCGQKVPPGVLLTFLENAFKYGYRKDPTKPITIKLILDDDKFEFYCMNFINPERIYENSSGLGLKNTRYRLDILFPDTHSLIIENNKETFTVSLKICYL, from the coding sequence ATGAATGCAAAATTATTCTTTTTAAAGGAATCTCTGATGATTCAATCGGTAGGCTGGCCGATTTATACGATTTTGATGCTGGTGACCAATGCGAATGTGTATCCGGAGCGAACCGTCCCTGAACAGATTTCCGCGCTGCTACTAGTGATTCTAGCTTTCAATGTTTGTACCGCAATTTTCTTTCTCTTATTTTTTTCAAAGAGAAAAGGCCTTGCGTTTATACTTTTTACAATCATGTTTTTTCTTCTTGCAAGATTCGTATTCCACTCGGTCTATGAATGGTTCCCTAGCTATTCGATTGTACTGTTTAAGAATCCGTTGGGTGGTGCCGATAGCTCCTACTATTGGAGCATGCTACACCGCTATCTATCGGTGCTACTGCTTGCTTCGGCGATGACGCTACATATTCGCTCTAAATGGAATCTATTGGGTAAGCAGCGGGAGGAGAGACGTCGGTTTGAAAAAGAGTTGGAAAGTAAAGAGATGCAGCTTGCCATGCTCAATGCACAGATAGATCCGCACTTTGTTTTCAACATCCTCAACGGAATGCATGATGCCGCGATTGAAAGGCTCCCTAAATTGGCGCATGCTATCGAACGCTTGTCGGGATTGATTCGATATATTGTTGATACAAGAAAATTGGGGCGAAGTATCATGCTTGTAAATTACGAGATTGATGCGATAATGCGCTATATTGAGCTGGAAAGTCTTCGATTTTCACCAGATGTGGTCCATTTAAGCGTAATAGGAGAACCCTGTGGACAGAAGGTACCGCCGGGAGTCTTGCTAACATTTCTTGAAAATGCTTTTAAATACGGCTATAGGAAAGATCCAACAAAGCCTATTACTATCAAATTGATTCTGGATGATGATAAATTTGAATTTTATTGCATGAACTTTATTAATCCGGAACGTATCTACGAAAATTCATCAGGTTTGGGCTTGAAGAATACACGATATAGACTCGATATTCTGTTTCCGGATACCCATTCGCTAATAATTGAAAATAACAAAGAAACTTTTACGGTATCCCTGAAAATTTGCTATTTATGA
- a CDS encoding sensor histidine kinase produces MKNVSIQSFGHLLVADKNGSIVAASEKISWFNTNNASALIGTDLQSSIVSIFGEQDKIVEAIREVSSRKTARQVILISIDENPYYVDIYLHGALLYIEWERQSSEHLLTSQMHAEGLLNELPMEDILHSLCQSTKSLLGYERVSVLQLTEMGHTRIVAEAINAELNHMMDIRYSSTFIDQEDLGCFSTRAYRYFPDLLEKQQKVYSQQIEIDLSASTLEPIAEKFHYYLQQIGASSAIFFKLSVEGKLWGLVAASNGSTREIDAQKRKLCQLIVQNAANRMESQLRDAQFKSMEILKGAENFYRTALIDSSTLNKALLDNLPAIQQIPRADGVALYFHGQLFSHGLCPTEDVTEKIVQHVATKTNKSIFKDSNFRLRHQDSFDEVLNFAGLAALEIAKNNEHYLLWFRKETSSKEIKVEQNKNFSPQEESISNKYRIIDETLLHTAIAWDGNDLAFIKALDKTINEAVLSRNKEQNRSLEELKILNNELEMLTSTLSHDLKNPLAIVKMGVQYLQAKEQLPRQGQLKWLDTISTGVMDLESLIENTVKIGKERSRVYAKNSVAMSALIKKLANDAKLLYGNIQCKFNFGELHSICGDKGILHQVFMNLIGNAVKYSSNNSSPTVSIFSYRQGDHVTYIIKDNGIGIPKKDMLHIFKIYRRASNAQEFKGSGIGLSLVKKLVETLNGTIQVSSIEGESTEFILQFPVDCA; encoded by the coding sequence GTGAAGAACGTATCTATACAGTCGTTTGGTCATCTTTTGGTCGCCGATAAAAATGGGAGTATTGTGGCAGCTAGTGAAAAGATAAGCTGGTTTAATACGAATAATGCGTCCGCGCTAATTGGTACTGACCTCCAATCAAGTATTGTTTCGATTTTTGGTGAGCAGGATAAGATCGTAGAAGCGATTCGTGAAGTGTCCTCCCGAAAAACAGCCAGACAGGTTATACTAATAAGCATAGACGAGAATCCCTACTATGTAGATATTTACCTTCATGGTGCGCTGCTATATATTGAATGGGAAAGGCAGTCTAGCGAACATTTGCTTACGTCGCAGATGCATGCAGAAGGTTTGCTCAATGAGCTTCCTATGGAAGATATCCTTCATTCCCTCTGCCAATCAACCAAAAGCCTGTTAGGTTACGAGCGCGTCAGCGTATTGCAGCTTACAGAAATGGGGCATACACGTATTGTAGCGGAAGCAATTAATGCTGAACTTAACCACATGATGGATATTAGGTATTCATCTACCTTTATTGATCAAGAAGATTTAGGTTGTTTTTCGACCCGTGCTTATCGCTACTTCCCCGATCTACTAGAAAAACAACAAAAGGTTTATAGCCAGCAGATCGAAATCGATCTATCGGCTAGCACGTTAGAACCTATAGCGGAAAAGTTTCACTATTATCTTCAGCAAATCGGCGCATCCTCTGCCATCTTTTTTAAACTGTCTGTAGAGGGAAAGCTATGGGGCTTGGTGGCCGCGAGCAATGGCTCTACGCGCGAAATCGATGCACAAAAAAGAAAGCTTTGCCAGCTAATTGTACAGAACGCGGCCAACCGCATGGAATCACAGCTTCGAGATGCCCAATTCAAGTCTATGGAAATCCTAAAGGGAGCCGAAAATTTTTACAGAACGGCCTTAATAGACAGCTCAACATTGAACAAAGCTCTTCTGGATAACCTGCCGGCCATCCAACAAATCCCACGTGCTGATGGTGTCGCCCTTTATTTCCACGGTCAGCTTTTTAGTCATGGGCTATGTCCGACTGAAGATGTAACGGAAAAAATAGTGCAGCATGTGGCCACGAAGACAAATAAATCTATTTTCAAGGATAGTAATTTTAGACTACGTCATCAGGACAGCTTTGATGAAGTTCTTAATTTTGCTGGTCTAGCAGCACTAGAAATTGCGAAGAACAACGAACACTATCTCTTGTGGTTCCGTAAAGAAACGAGCTCAAAGGAAATAAAAGTCGAGCAAAACAAAAATTTCTCGCCACAGGAGGAATCCATATCCAACAAGTATAGGATCATTGACGAGACTCTACTTCATACCGCTATAGCATGGGACGGCAATGACTTAGCTTTTATCAAAGCGCTGGATAAAACGATTAATGAGGCAGTACTATCGCGAAATAAGGAACAGAACCGATCACTGGAAGAGCTAAAGATACTGAACAATGAACTAGAGATGCTAACTTCCACATTATCTCACGATCTAAAAAATCCGTTGGCTATCGTAAAAATGGGCGTACAATACCTACAGGCGAAGGAGCAATTACCACGGCAGGGGCAGTTAAAATGGCTAGATACAATTTCCACCGGGGTTATGGATCTAGAAAGTCTGATAGAAAATACCGTAAAGATTGGAAAAGAGCGAAGTCGTGTATATGCAAAAAATAGTGTAGCTATGTCAGCACTCATCAAAAAACTCGCAAACGACGCGAAGTTACTTTATGGTAATATACAATGCAAGTTCAATTTCGGAGAACTTCACAGCATTTGCGGGGACAAAGGTATACTCCACCAAGTGTTTATGAATCTGATCGGAAATGCTGTAAAATATAGCAGCAACAATTCATCGCCCACGGTCAGTATTTTTAGCTACAGGCAGGGAGACCATGTCACCTATATTATTAAGGATAATGGGATTGGCATACCTAAAAAAGATATGTTGCATATCTTTAAAATCTATAGGCGTGCTTCCAACGCCCAAGAATTTAAAGGTTCTGGCATCGGGCTGAGTTTAGTTAAAAAACTGGTAGAAACTTTAAACGGAACCATTCAGGTCAGCAGTATAGAAGGAGAAAGCACTGAATTCATATTACAATTCCCGGTCGACTGTGCATAG
- a CDS encoding nucleoside deaminase, with translation MEQDLRYMQKAILLAEGNLKSLDGGPFGCVIVKDGKVLSAEANTVNRDCDPTAHAEMNAIRKAAKILESTDLAGCVLYTSSEPCPMCLSAIYWSNIKQVFYGNTRNDAQWAGFADEYVLDQLQRESNEQDITFERLAAKQAIRAFEQWVDLGRSTVDNTTTGNY, from the coding sequence GTGGAACAGGATCTAAGGTATATGCAAAAAGCGATTTTGCTAGCAGAAGGTAACTTGAAATCATTAGATGGTGGTCCTTTTGGTTGCGTGATCGTAAAGGACGGAAAAGTGCTCAGTGCCGAAGCCAATACCGTGAATCGAGATTGCGATCCGACTGCACATGCGGAAATGAATGCGATACGCAAAGCAGCAAAAATATTGGAAAGTACGGATTTAGCAGGTTGTGTGCTATACACCAGTAGTGAACCTTGCCCCATGTGCCTTAGTGCGATATACTGGTCGAATATTAAACAGGTCTTTTATGGAAATACGAGAAACGATGCACAGTGGGCTGGTTTTGCAGACGAATATGTATTAGACCAATTGCAAAGAGAAAGCAACGAACAGGATATAACATTTGAACGCCTTGCGGCAAAGCAGGCTATACGTGCATTTGAGCAGTGGGTTGACCTAGGGAGATCTACAGTTGATAATACCACCACAGGTAATTATTGA
- a CDS encoding RteC domain-containing protein codes for MKIALSNICSLISAEQDRLTLSGASLIEESSSMTIFLKDLLLKLKVQILKDSFTMREDEIQFFRVIKPYILGRLMFYNKIFKIETGCPFAGGEIARTYYLQLINVLEEEFRRSTTSSDFYRYYRSGRTDRDNLYFVRGNIDYNDGLNSFAFELDYNFSTYYDYKVSKIVGNDLLYSYLAARTSILVETQRSLDFLEEPITWTESKNALAELIYSLHAASSVNNGQLGIRRLTLIFEKMFNVSLPEVHHSFHRMKARSGSRTRFLEKLKRSIEEYMNEE; via the coding sequence ATGAAAATCGCGCTATCAAATATATGCAGTTTAATTAGTGCTGAGCAGGATAGATTGACACTTAGCGGAGCTTCGCTCATTGAAGAATCTTCGTCCATGACCATATTTTTAAAGGATTTGCTGTTGAAATTGAAAGTGCAGATCTTAAAAGACAGTTTTACAATGCGTGAGGACGAAATTCAGTTTTTTCGGGTAATTAAGCCATACATCTTGGGACGTCTGATGTTCTATAATAAGATATTCAAAATTGAAACAGGATGCCCCTTCGCCGGGGGAGAGATTGCTAGGACATATTATCTGCAGCTCATTAATGTTTTGGAAGAGGAATTCAGGCGGAGCACCACTTCGTCTGATTTCTACCGCTACTATAGGTCTGGACGGACGGATCGGGATAATCTTTACTTTGTTCGAGGAAATATTGACTACAACGACGGTTTGAATAGTTTTGCTTTTGAATTAGATTATAACTTTTCTACCTATTATGATTACAAGGTATCTAAAATTGTAGGAAATGATTTGCTCTATAGCTATCTCGCAGCTAGGACGAGCATTTTGGTTGAAACGCAGCGAAGCTTAGATTTTTTGGAAGAGCCCATTACTTGGACAGAATCCAAGAATGCGCTCGCAGAACTGATTTACTCGCTACATGCTGCCTCTTCAGTGAATAATGGGCAGCTGGGTATTCGCAGGTTGACTTTGATTTTTGAAAAAATGTTTAACGTCTCCCTACCAGAGGTCCATCATTCTTTCCACAGGATGAAGGCACGATCAGGTTCACGAACTAGGTTTTTAGAAAAATTAAAGCGGTCAATTGAAGAATATATGAACGAAGAATAA
- a CDS encoding ATP-binding protein: MNNAAETTHTYFDDSLLLLALKSSPEPVAIYSEENMIIRFANQGMLKLWGKEALVVGRPLLDAIPELTNQPFLSILQNVWTSGETYAVRAAPVELMQDGVRRLGYYDFEYKAIIDESGKTRCILNTAREVTYEKEYLEKMLERADREEALTMEMSAALEEISATNEDLLSSMRLLSDSREEVKTIIEQAPVGMTMLKGPEHIIEIANPAILHIWGRTANEVVGRPHRLARPELAGQPVYDWLDQVYATGERRTNKEFAVNLYNNGGSRQAIVNSIYQPIFSGNGAVTGVLVILEEITEQVTARRKNEKDQHMLTLALDAGHLATFYYEIATNLFAGNDLLYTWFALEPSKQIQLSNALAMIVEDDRKHVADAITRSLSRESNGDYAMEYSIQTPNDTAPRLVQARGKVFYDNDGNAISLNGTLRDITEQKKDEQRKDDFIGMVSHELKTPLTSLRAYLQLMQRAGIISTKMNVQAALDKSLRQVQSMTGMINGFLNISRLDAGKMMLNRSYFNFKALFTQLQDDVLHTVLSHHVVFLISGDVQIYADREKIEQVMHNLIGNAVKYSPPGSRIDLTYSVDDGRFIMVRVSDEGMGIAQEDHNKIFERYYRVNSTKMGSIAGFGIGLHLCREIIELHQGTISVEHSGGNGTTFKLVLPLQST, encoded by the coding sequence ATGAATAACGCAGCTGAAACAACACATACCTATTTCGATGACAGTCTTCTGTTACTTGCTCTAAAATCTTCACCAGAGCCGGTTGCCATATATTCGGAGGAGAACATGATCATTCGTTTTGCCAATCAAGGGATGCTCAAGCTCTGGGGGAAGGAAGCTCTTGTAGTCGGCCGGCCACTTTTAGATGCTATTCCCGAACTAACTAATCAACCTTTTCTTTCCATCCTTCAAAATGTATGGACTTCTGGAGAAACTTACGCTGTTCGTGCTGCACCTGTTGAGTTAATGCAGGATGGCGTCAGAAGGCTTGGTTATTATGATTTTGAATACAAAGCGATAATTGACGAATCCGGTAAAACCCGCTGTATTCTCAATACGGCACGAGAGGTAACTTACGAAAAAGAGTATTTGGAAAAGATGCTCGAAAGAGCCGATCGTGAGGAGGCATTGACGATGGAAATGTCCGCGGCGCTGGAAGAGATTTCTGCAACCAATGAGGATTTGCTATCCTCGATGAGGCTACTTTCAGACAGCAGGGAAGAAGTTAAAACTATTATTGAGCAGGCACCAGTGGGAATGACCATGCTGAAGGGGCCAGAGCATATTATTGAGATAGCAAACCCGGCTATTCTACATATTTGGGGGCGAACCGCAAACGAGGTGGTAGGACGGCCGCATCGGCTCGCCAGACCGGAATTAGCCGGACAGCCTGTTTATGACTGGCTTGATCAGGTATACGCAACCGGAGAACGCCGGACAAACAAGGAGTTTGCTGTAAATCTTTATAACAATGGCGGATCAAGGCAGGCTATCGTAAATTCGATTTATCAGCCTATTTTTTCCGGGAATGGCGCGGTCACTGGTGTACTGGTGATACTTGAAGAGATTACCGAGCAGGTAACGGCCCGCAGAAAAAATGAAAAAGATCAGCATATGCTGACTCTTGCCCTTGACGCCGGGCACTTAGCGACCTTCTACTATGAGATTGCTACGAACCTTTTCGCAGGAAACGATCTCCTCTACACTTGGTTCGCTCTAGAACCTTCAAAGCAAATACAATTGTCAAACGCACTTGCTATGATAGTAGAAGATGATCGAAAGCACGTTGCCGATGCAATAACTCGTTCGCTTTCTAGGGAATCAAACGGAGATTATGCTATGGAATACAGCATTCAAACGCCAAATGATACTGCTCCTAGACTCGTGCAAGCTAGGGGAAAGGTGTTTTATGATAACGATGGCAATGCTATCAGCTTAAATGGAACACTGCGTGATATCACCGAGCAAAAGAAGGATGAGCAGCGAAAGGATGACTTTATTGGAATGGTTAGTCATGAGCTTAAGACTCCACTAACTTCTTTAAGGGCCTACCTGCAATTGATGCAACGCGCAGGTATTATCTCTACGAAAATGAATGTGCAAGCTGCATTGGATAAGTCACTTCGGCAGGTGCAGAGCATGACCGGTATGATCAATGGCTTTTTAAATATATCTAGGTTGGACGCTGGTAAGATGATGCTCAATAGATCCTACTTTAATTTTAAAGCGCTTTTTACCCAGCTTCAGGACGATGTCCTGCACACAGTCCTAAGCCACCATGTAGTATTTCTAATATCTGGCGACGTCCAGATTTACGCGGATCGCGAAAAAATTGAGCAGGTAATGCACAATTTGATCGGTAACGCAGTAAAATATTCTCCTCCAGGATCACGTATCGATCTAACCTATTCAGTAGACGATGGGCGGTTTATAATGGTTCGTGTGAGTGATGAAGGAATGGGTATTGCACAGGAAGACCATAACAAAATATTTGAACGCTACTACAGGGTTAACAGTACAAAGATGGGGTCGATTGCTGGTTTCGGAATTGGTCTACATCTCTGCCGCGAGATAATCGAACTGCACCAGGGCACCATATCTGTTGAGCACAGTGGTGGAAATGGAACAACGTTTAAGCTTGTATTACCGCTGCAATCGACTTAA
- a CDS encoding SDR family oxidoreductase, with translation MIPAPDHGEESYIGSDILLDKVAIITGGDSGIGKATAIAMAREGADIVISYADEIEDEDAEDTKRWIEKTGRKVLLFRGDIRSEDLCKKIVEETVTAFGKIDILVNNAAYQMTFKDIIEISAEEWNKTFETNMSAMFYFVKYAKPHMPPGSSIINTTSVNAYNPNPTLVPYAATKGAIQNFTSSLAQLFLEDGSGIRVNAVAPGPVWTPLIPSTIPEHEKFGENTPMGRPGQPAEMAPIYVFLASDAASYVAGATIPATGGRATI, from the coding sequence ATGATACCAGCTCCTGATCATGGTGAGGAGAGTTATATTGGAAGCGATATTTTATTAGACAAAGTCGCTATAATAACGGGTGGAGATTCGGGTATCGGCAAAGCGACAGCGATCGCGATGGCTAGGGAAGGGGCGGATATTGTCATTTCATATGCCGATGAAATCGAGGATGAAGATGCTGAAGATACTAAAAGATGGATAGAGAAGACAGGGCGCAAAGTGCTTCTTTTTAGAGGAGATATCCGTAGTGAAGACCTATGTAAAAAGATCGTTGAGGAGACGGTGACAGCGTTTGGAAAGATCGATATTTTGGTAAACAATGCCGCATATCAAATGACCTTCAAAGATATTATAGAGATTTCCGCTGAGGAATGGAACAAAACTTTCGAGACGAACATGAGTGCAATGTTTTACTTCGTCAAGTATGCCAAACCCCATATGCCACCGGGTTCATCAATCATTAACACGACCTCTGTGAATGCCTACAATCCCAATCCTACGCTAGTACCCTATGCTGCAACTAAGGGGGCAATTCAAAATTTTACCTCAAGCTTGGCTCAGCTATTTCTAGAAGATGGCTCTGGCATCCGCGTAAACGCAGTGGCACCGGGGCCGGTATGGACCCCGCTCATTCCAAGCACAATTCCGGAGCACGAGAAGTTTGGCGAGAATACGCCGATGGGGCGTCCCGGTCAACCGGCAGAAATGGCACCGATATATGTGTTTCTTGCATCGGATGCCGCTTCTTATGTAGCTGGTGCGACTATCCCGGCGACTGGTGGAAGAGCAACAATTTAG
- a CDS encoding Crp/Fnr family transcriptional regulator, which produces MRNTIMQLIHDLRFTENLTPGLLSSIVSLSRIERYEKRDSWLSRSERNKEIGLLKIGSAMLYRYEHGKQHVIWLWSKNDFLIEGSLLLARSHPDDRIVFLESTDVILLDIQQLRQLKTYYAQIDQLIGALITKRMEQIQSDFYHYKFRLPHERLKHAKEFKKNPFNRLTVMQKASYLGISKQSLYNLLYDSK; this is translated from the coding sequence ATGCGAAATACCATCATGCAACTAATCCACGACTTACGTTTTACGGAAAACCTAACGCCTGGGCTTCTCAGCAGCATTGTCTCATTATCTCGAATAGAAAGGTATGAGAAGCGAGACTCATGGCTTTCAAGAAGCGAACGGAACAAAGAAATAGGACTATTAAAAATAGGCAGTGCCATGCTGTATCGGTATGAACATGGTAAACAACATGTTATCTGGCTCTGGAGCAAAAATGATTTTCTAATTGAGGGAAGCTTGCTACTTGCAAGAAGCCATCCGGATGATCGTATCGTATTTCTGGAGTCGACCGACGTCATTTTGCTGGACATCCAGCAACTTCGACAACTAAAGACGTATTATGCCCAGATTGATCAACTGATCGGAGCCTTGATTACTAAAAGGATGGAACAAATACAGTCCGATTTCTACCATTATAAATTTAGACTTCCCCATGAACGACTTAAGCACGCCAAGGAATTTAAAAAGAATCCCTTCAACAGACTCACCGTTATGCAAAAGGCCTCTTATCTGGGAATTTCCAAACAGTCACTATACAATCTTTTGTACGACAGCAAATAG
- a CDS encoding lysophospholipid acyltransferase family protein: protein MIDNQNNKLANTSSEITSCSKEIAAVNTYSFFSANLLNFIPSIPFDLHPYLFKEFRKNKKRNGIDATSFSAVYPYPIVGWETIDKMMLNGASILCTFHFGPFQLLNYVLVKQEEAYCLLVARETYDKWRERYPNLIKLLCQAQAKGLFDLINVNDRNALRTMYRQTAEGRKLLIYVDGLEGMSNERQSSLQKINFLGQIITVPSGAAQLSWSLKLPLQPVIAEQIGDTVNLRFGKAIYPNGGVNRDLYLHMTMQSLFSFVSYYIMRRPELWTNWPSAHLYLGSKPPIEDSIFDELSAANLHARKFGLFSSGEQYFLLRKKDYLSFVITGLEFSQLLEDPHFSGVVDNTPSV, encoded by the coding sequence ATGATTGATAATCAAAATAATAAGCTAGCTAATACGTCTTCAGAAATAACTAGTTGTTCGAAGGAAATCGCTGCTGTAAATACTTATTCCTTTTTCAGTGCAAATCTGCTCAACTTCATTCCATCAATACCTTTTGATTTACATCCCTATTTATTTAAGGAGTTTAGGAAGAACAAAAAAAGAAATGGAATTGACGCAACATCGTTCAGTGCTGTATACCCTTATCCGATTGTTGGATGGGAAACCATTGATAAAATGATGTTAAACGGCGCTTCTATTTTGTGTACCTTTCACTTCGGACCATTTCAATTATTAAACTATGTTCTAGTGAAGCAAGAGGAAGCTTATTGCTTACTTGTAGCGCGCGAAACCTATGATAAATGGAGAGAGCGATACCCAAATTTAATTAAATTACTGTGCCAAGCCCAAGCGAAAGGTTTATTTGATCTCATAAATGTCAATGACCGAAATGCATTGCGAACAATGTATAGGCAGACCGCAGAAGGCCGTAAGCTGCTCATATATGTAGATGGTCTAGAAGGAATGAGCAATGAAAGACAGTCTAGTTTGCAAAAAATAAACTTTTTAGGACAGATCATTACAGTACCAAGTGGCGCAGCACAGCTGTCTTGGTCATTAAAGTTACCGCTTCAACCTGTAATTGCAGAGCAAATAGGCGATACCGTTAACTTACGCTTTGGAAAAGCGATATATCCCAATGGTGGTGTAAACAGGGACTTGTACCTCCACATGACAATGCAATCGCTTTTTAGTTTTGTATCGTATTATATCATGCGCAGGCCGGAACTTTGGACCAACTGGCCTTCGGCGCATCTCTACTTAGGAAGTAAGCCTCCTATCGAAGATAGTATTTTCGATGAACTCTCTGCCGCGAATCTCCACGCCAGAAAGTTCGGACTTTTCTCCAGTGGTGAACAGTACTTTCTACTTCGCAAAAAGGACTACTTATCTTTTGTGATCACCGGTCTGGAATTTAGCCAATTACTTGAGGATCCTCACTTTAGTGGTGTTGTTGATAACACCCCATCAGTATAA
- a CDS encoding LytR/AlgR family response regulator transcription factor: protein MKILKCLVLDDEQASINSLARLIDSRDDLQLAAGLENPIEALEIIAETDIELLFVDLHMDLMHGVEVIKRLQGKIEVVCVSAHNNYGPQLSELDVAYYLEKPISKEKFNRAIDRVWSRITGVSAANSQARTRPLDLDDTVMVKLPGKINFHQVRLLEIELILVEDNVTKILITEGKIEVTYGIGDLELKLPASHFMRIHKGFIVPLDRIRSYTAKEGIKLRTSNYSAFVPVGRKYKDKLEGFIDNRERFRKS, encoded by the coding sequence ATGAAAATTCTAAAATGCTTAGTCCTCGACGATGAGCAAGCATCAATCAATTCTTTAGCTAGACTCATCGACTCTCGAGACGATTTGCAATTGGCAGCCGGTCTGGAAAACCCTATAGAGGCTCTTGAAATTATTGCTGAGACTGATATCGAACTCCTTTTTGTTGATCTGCACATGGATCTTATGCATGGCGTAGAGGTGATAAAGCGGCTGCAAGGTAAAATTGAGGTAGTCTGTGTGTCGGCACACAATAACTACGGCCCGCAGTTATCGGAACTCGACGTTGCCTACTACTTGGAAAAGCCTATTTCTAAAGAGAAATTTAATCGCGCAATAGATCGTGTTTGGTCTAGAATTACGGGTGTTAGTGCAGCAAATAGTCAAGCTCGGACTAGGCCATTAGATCTTGACGATACAGTCATGGTGAAACTTCCTGGTAAGATTAATTTCCATCAGGTTCGACTGCTTGAAATTGAACTTATTCTTGTTGAAGATAATGTCACCAAAATTTTGATTACAGAAGGAAAAATTGAGGTTACCTATGGTATAGGAGATCTGGAATTAAAACTTCCAGCTTCTCATTTCATGCGCATACACAAAGGGTTTATCGTTCCTCTTGATCGGATACGAAGCTATACAGCAAAAGAGGGGATAAAACTTAGAACTTCTAATTACAGTGCTTTTGTTCCTGTAGGACGAAAGTACAAAGATAAGCTTGAAGGATTTATCGACAACAGGGAGCGCTTTCGGAAATCGTAA